Sequence from the Elusimicrobiota bacterium genome:
TCGAGAAGGCCGTGCCCGACCCCGTCCTGCGCAAGAAGGTCATCGAGCAGGTCATGAAGCTGCTCGAGAGCGACATCGCCAAGCGCGTCGAGGAGGTCACGGTCCCGCTCAAGCGCGAGAAGAAGACCCTCGAGAACGAGGCGAAGCGCACCGACAGCGTGCTGAGCAACATGGTCGAGGGCGTCGTCGTCGTCGACGACCAGGGCAAGATCCTGATGATGAACCCGGCCGCCGAGCAGATCTACGGCCAGACGCTGGCGCAGAGCGCCGGCAAGCCGATCACCGACAAGCCGAGCGAGCAGTTCATCGTGACGATGGCCAACGAGCTCTCGACCCCGGCCGACCGGGACATCGCCGCCGACGTCAAGCTCCAGGGCGCGGCCGACACGCAGCGGACCTTGCGCGCCTCCAGCGCCGTCGTCAAGACCGAGGAAGGCAAGGTCGTCGGCATGGTCTCCGCTTTGCCCGACGCGACGAAGCACAAGGAACTGCAGCGGATGCAGCGCGATTTCGTCGCCCACGTCACCCACGAGCTGCGGGCGCCGCTGTCGTCGATCCGCGCCGCGCTCGAGATCCTGCAGGGCCAGTTCGCCGGTAAGATCGAGGAGGACGAGACTCGGATGCTCAACACCGCCCTCAAGAACTCCGACCGCCTGGCCGAGATGATCAACAGCATCCTCGATTTCTCCAAGATCGAGTCCGGCCAGATGGAGGTGTTCACG
This genomic interval carries:
- a CDS encoding PAS domain S-box protein; translated protein: GPAAEGAAPGAGAGAGNGPGAGGAAAAQAAIQGISDAIAGGSLERTMMALVEKAVPDPVLRKKVIEQVMKLLESDIAKRVEEVTVPLKREKKTLENEAKRTDSVLSNMVEGVVVVDDQGKILMMNPAAEQIYGQTLAQSAGKPITDKPSEQFIVTMANELSTPADRDIAADVKLQGAADTQRTLRASSAVVKTEEGKVVGMVSALPDATKHKELQRMQRDFVAHVTHELRAPLSSIRAALEILQGQFAGKIEEDETRMLNTALKNSDRLAEMINSILDFSKIESGQMEVFTKPTDAVKIAQDAVDSLQPWAQKKRIGLTLSAPDGLPLVQSDAPRTVQVIVNLLSNAIKFTPAGGSIKVALAKRAEGNQGFVEYSVKDTGPGIAKAEQAKVFEKFVQIASGETHVGGTGLGLSIAKALVHLQKGKMWIESEAGQGADFLFTLPVHVAESVEASYVRTKAPPPARLSWWKKLLGLK